A region of Rhodamnia argentea isolate NSW1041297 chromosome 9, ASM2092103v1, whole genome shotgun sequence DNA encodes the following proteins:
- the LOC115742977 gene encoding uncharacterized GPI-anchored protein At1g61900-like isoform X1: MSPGLKIVFFEAFLLFHFLHKCSCSKLNDRTFADKRVDAIFPEISPTGSPQPLLPLLAPSPLAPFTNITVPKLSGLCTLNFSAAENLTSMTAIDCWAVFAPYVAHVICCPQYEATLTILIGQSSKTTNLLALNGSLAKHCLSDMDQILASQGAGNNLNQICTIRPSNLTEASCPVKDVFTFENTVESSKLLAACKKVDLVKECCEQVCQNAILEAATKIALKASDDLLSLNEQHIVMDHSARIDDCRNIVLRWLASKLDTSQAKKVLRGLSSCKVNQFCPLVFPNMKHVAKSCANSISNQTACCSAMESYVSHLQKQSFVTNLQAVDCAMSMGVKLRRMNISRNVYSLCHITLKDFSVQVANIVSGCLLPSLPSDATFDNFSGVGFLCDLNDNIPAPWPLTNQFQTSLCNKTVKIPALPAATSDQSGKPIFFPLTTSHFPPVICIRFLVGQLSIGIVDDDLKLVS; encoded by the exons ATGTCTCCTGGTCTCAAGATTGTGTTTTTCGAGGCTTTCTTGCTGTTTCATT TTCTGCATAAATGTAGTTGCAGCAAATTGAACGACCGCACATTTGCAGACAAGAGAGTGGATGCTATTTTTCCTGAGATATCCCCAACTGGGTCTCCTCAGcccctccttcctcttcttgcACCTTCACCGTTAGCTCCCTTTACCAACATTACTGTGCCCAAATTATCAG GACTCTGTACATTAAACTTCTCTGCGGCTGAAAACTTGACGAGCATGACCGCCATTGATTGCTGGGCTGTTTTTGCACCTTATGTAGCGCACGTGATATGCTGCCCCCAATATGAGGCAACACTTACAATTCTCATCGGACAATCCAGTAAAACCACGAATCTTCTCGCTTTGAACGGAAGCCTGGCCAAACATTGCCTCTCTGATATGGACCAAATTTTGGCAAGCCAGGGTGCTGGAAATAACCTGAATCAGATATGCACGATTCGCCCATCAAATCTAACTGAAGCTTCTTGCCCGGTGAAAGATGTTTTCACATTCGAGAACACAGTAGAATCTTCAAAGCTTCTTGCCGCTTGCAAGAAGGTTGATCTCGTGAAAGAATGCTGCGAACAAGTCTGTCAAAATGCTATATTGGAGGCTGCAACTAAAATTGCTTTAAAAGCTTCTGATGATCTCTTAAGCCTGAATGAGCAGCATATTGTGATGGATCATTCAGCCAGGATCGATGATTGTAGAAACATCGTACTCAGGTGGTTGGCAAGCAAACTCGATACATCTCAGGCGAAGAAAGTTCTCAGAGGACTATCAAGTTGCAAAGTTAACCAAT tTTGTCCTCTGGTTTTTCCCAACATGAAACATGTTGCGAAAAGCTGTGCCAACAGCATAAGCAACCAGACAGCATGCTGCAGCGCGATGGAAAGCTATGTCTCCCACTTACAAAAGCAGAGCTTTGTCACCAACCTGCAAGCGGTGGATTGCGCTATGTCGATGGGAGTGAAATTACGGAGAATGAATATCTCTAGGAATGTTTATAGCCTGTGTCATATTACTCTCAAGGACTTCTCTGTTCAAG TGGCAAATATAG TGTCCGGATGCCTCCTACCTAGTTTGCCTTCGGATGCCACATTCGACAACTTTTCTGGGGTCGGCTTCTTGTGTGATCTGAATGACAACATTCCTGCTCCGTGGCCGTTGACTAACCAGTTTCAAACTTCATTGTGCAATAAAA CTGTCAAAATTCCTGCGCTGCCAGCAGCGACATCAGATCAAAGTGGTAAGCCAATCTTTTTCCCATTAACTACTAGCCACTTTCCACCTGTAATCTGCATACGTTTTCTTGTGGGACAACTATCAATTGGTATAGTTGATGATGATCTGAAATTAGTTTCATAA
- the LOC115742977 gene encoding uncharacterized GPI-anchored protein At1g61900-like isoform X3: MSPGLKIVFFEAFLLFHFLHKCSCSKLNDRTFADKRVDAIFPEISPTGSPQPLLPLLAPSPLAPFTNITVPKLSGLCTLNFSAAENLTSMTAIDCWAVFAPYVAHVICCPQYEATLTILIGQSSKTTNLLALNGSLAKHCLSDMDQILASQGAGNNLNQICTIRPSNLTEASCPVKDVFTFENTVESSKLLAACKKVDLVKECCEQVCQNAILEAATKIALKASDDLLSLNEQHIVMDHSARIDDCRNIVLRWLASKLDTSQAKKVLRGLSSCKVNQFCPLVFPNMKHVAKSCANSISNQTACCSAMESYVSHLQKQSFVTNLQAVDCAMSMGVKLRRMNISRNVYSLCHITLKDFSVQGIGNYSGKYSVRMPPT; this comes from the exons ATGTCTCCTGGTCTCAAGATTGTGTTTTTCGAGGCTTTCTTGCTGTTTCATT TTCTGCATAAATGTAGTTGCAGCAAATTGAACGACCGCACATTTGCAGACAAGAGAGTGGATGCTATTTTTCCTGAGATATCCCCAACTGGGTCTCCTCAGcccctccttcctcttcttgcACCTTCACCGTTAGCTCCCTTTACCAACATTACTGTGCCCAAATTATCAG GACTCTGTACATTAAACTTCTCTGCGGCTGAAAACTTGACGAGCATGACCGCCATTGATTGCTGGGCTGTTTTTGCACCTTATGTAGCGCACGTGATATGCTGCCCCCAATATGAGGCAACACTTACAATTCTCATCGGACAATCCAGTAAAACCACGAATCTTCTCGCTTTGAACGGAAGCCTGGCCAAACATTGCCTCTCTGATATGGACCAAATTTTGGCAAGCCAGGGTGCTGGAAATAACCTGAATCAGATATGCACGATTCGCCCATCAAATCTAACTGAAGCTTCTTGCCCGGTGAAAGATGTTTTCACATTCGAGAACACAGTAGAATCTTCAAAGCTTCTTGCCGCTTGCAAGAAGGTTGATCTCGTGAAAGAATGCTGCGAACAAGTCTGTCAAAATGCTATATTGGAGGCTGCAACTAAAATTGCTTTAAAAGCTTCTGATGATCTCTTAAGCCTGAATGAGCAGCATATTGTGATGGATCATTCAGCCAGGATCGATGATTGTAGAAACATCGTACTCAGGTGGTTGGCAAGCAAACTCGATACATCTCAGGCGAAGAAAGTTCTCAGAGGACTATCAAGTTGCAAAGTTAACCAAT tTTGTCCTCTGGTTTTTCCCAACATGAAACATGTTGCGAAAAGCTGTGCCAACAGCATAAGCAACCAGACAGCATGCTGCAGCGCGATGGAAAGCTATGTCTCCCACTTACAAAAGCAGAGCTTTGTCACCAACCTGCAAGCGGTGGATTGCGCTATGTCGATGGGAGTGAAATTACGGAGAATGAATATCTCTAGGAATGTTTATAGCCTGTGTCATATTACTCTCAAGGACTTCTCTGTTCAAG GGATCGGCAACTACAGTGGCAAATATAG TGTCCGGATGCCTCCTACCTAG
- the LOC115742999 gene encoding protein DETOXIFICATION 40-like isoform X2, translated as MDSRGRDGIASDEGDLHQQPLLQPKQQPTSAEPVSSALEDMLSDTDLPYFKRLRQATWIELKTLFRLAAPAVIVYLLNNVTSMSTQIFCGHLGNLELAAASLGNNGIQIFAYGLMLGMGSAVETLCGQAYGAHKYEMLGIYLQRSTILLMATGIPVMFIYIFSKQLLLLLGESTSIASSAAVFVYGLIPQIFAYAANFPIQKFLQSQSIVNPSAYISAATFAVHLLLSWIVIYKLGLGLLGASLMLSFSWWVIVVAQFVYILVSDRCKHTWRGFSSQAFTGLWEFLKLSTASAVMLCLETWYYQILVLIAGLLQDAEIALDALSICMTISGWVYMISVGFNAAASVRVSNELGAGHPRAAAFAVIVVTSSSFLIAVFLAIVVMALRHVISYVFTSGTTVSDAVAELSPFLAVSIVLNGIQPVLSGVAVGCGWQAFVAYVNVGCYYIIGIPLGCLLGFKFDFGAQGIWSGMIGGTMIQTLILIWFTYRTNWDKEVEKTRSRLDTWEDKKEPLSHE; from the exons atggactcGAGAGGAAGAGATGGCATAGCCAGTGATGAAGGCGACCTGCACCAGCAACCGCTGTTGCAGCCCAAGCAGCAGCCGACCTCGGCGGAGCCGGTGAGCTCGGCCCTTGAGGACATGCTGTCCGACACCGACTTGCCCTACTTCAAGCGCCTCCGGCAGGCCACGTGGATCGAGCTCAAAACCCTCTTCCGCCTCGCCGCTCCCGCTGTCATCGTCTACCTCCTCAACAACGTCACCTCCATGTCCACCCAGATCTTCTGCGGCCACCTCGGCAACCTCGAGCTCGCCGCCGCCTCCCTCGGCAACAATGGCATCCAAATCTTCGCCTACGGCCTCATG CTCGGGATGGGGAGCGCGGTGGAGACGCTGTGTGGGCAAGCCTATGGCGCCCACAAGTACGAGATGCTTGGCATCTACCTCCAGCGGTCGACCATCCTCCTGATGGCGACTGGGATCCCGGTCATGTTCATCTACATATTCTCCAagcagctcctcctcctcctcggcgaGTCCACCTCCATCGCGTCCTCGGCAGCGGTCTTCGTCTATGGCCTCATCCCCCAGATCTTCGCCTATGCCGCCAACTTCCCAATCCAGAAGTTCCTGCAGTCGCAGAGCATCGTGAACCCTAGCGCCTACATATCCGCGGCCACCTTCGCCGTGCACCTCCTCCTCAGCTGGATCGTGATCTACAAGCTCGGGCTCGGCCTCCTTGGGGCCTCCCTCATGCTGAGCTTCTCGTGGTGGGTCATCGTGGTTGCCCAGTTCGTGTACATACTGGTGAGCGACCGGTGCAAGCACACCTGGAGGGGCTTCAGCTCGCAGGCCTTCACGGGCCTGTGGGAGTTCCTGAAACTCTCGACGGCGTCGGCGGTGATGCTGTGCTTGGAGACTTGGTATTATCAGATTTTGGTTTTGATCGCCGGTCTGCTCCAGGACGCTGAGATTGCCTTGGACGCTCTCTCCATCTG CATGACAATATCCGGATGGGTCTACATGATTTCTGTGGGATTCAATGCGGCTGCAAG TGTGCGAGTGAGCAACGAGCTAGGAGCTGGACACCCGAGAGCAGCAGCATTTGCGGTGATAGTGGTGACGTCCAGCTCGTTCCTCATCGCGGTCTTCCTGGCGATCGTGGTGATGGCGTTGCGCCACGTCATCAGCTACGTCTTCACGAGTGGGACCACCGTCTCCGATGCCGTGGCCGAGCTCTCTCCCTTCCTCGCCGTCTCCATCGTCCTCAATGGCATTCAACCCGTTCTCTCTG GGGTGGCTGTTGGGTGTGGGTGGCAAGCTTTTGTTGCGTATGTCAACGTGGGATGCTATTACATTATCGGAATTCCGCTTGGTTGTCTCTTGGGCTTCAAGTTTGATTTTGGAGCT CAGGGAATTTGGTCTGGTATGATTGGAGGCACTATGATCCAGACTTTGATTCTTATCTGGTTCACGTACCGGACAAACTGGGACAAAGAG GTTGAGAAAACGAGAAGTCGCCTGGATACATGGGAAGACAAGAAAGAGCCTCTCTCACATGAGTAA
- the LOC115742999 gene encoding protein DETOXIFICATION 40-like isoform X1, whose product MDSRGRDGIASDEGDLHQQPLLQPKQQPTSAEPVSSALEDMLSDTDLPYFKRLRQATWIELKTLFRLAAPAVIVYLLNNVTSMSTQIFCGHLGNLELAAASLGNNGIQIFAYGLMLGMGSAVETLCGQAYGAHKYEMLGIYLQRSTILLMATGIPVMFIYIFSKQLLLLLGESTSIASSAAVFVYGLIPQIFAYAANFPIQKFLQSQSIVNPSAYISAATFAVHLLLSWIVIYKLGLGLLGASLMLSFSWWVIVVAQFVYILVSDRCKHTWRGFSSQAFTGLWEFLKLSTASAVMLCLETWYYQILVLIAGLLQDAEIALDALSICMTISGWVYMISVGFNAAASVRVSNELGAGHPRAAAFAVIVVTSSSFLIAVFLAIVVMALRHVISYVFTSGTTVSDAVAELSPFLAVSIVLNGIQPVLSGVAVGCGWQAFVAYVNVGCYYIIGIPLGCLLGFKFDFGARGIWSGMIGGTMIQTLILIWFTYRTNWDKEVEKTRSRLDTWEDKKEPLSHE is encoded by the exons atggactcGAGAGGAAGAGATGGCATAGCCAGTGATGAAGGCGACCTGCACCAGCAACCGCTGTTGCAGCCCAAGCAGCAGCCGACCTCGGCGGAGCCGGTGAGCTCGGCCCTTGAGGACATGCTGTCCGACACCGACTTGCCCTACTTCAAGCGCCTCCGGCAGGCCACGTGGATCGAGCTCAAAACCCTCTTCCGCCTCGCCGCTCCCGCTGTCATCGTCTACCTCCTCAACAACGTCACCTCCATGTCCACCCAGATCTTCTGCGGCCACCTCGGCAACCTCGAGCTCGCCGCCGCCTCCCTCGGCAACAATGGCATCCAAATCTTCGCCTACGGCCTCATG CTCGGGATGGGGAGCGCGGTGGAGACGCTGTGTGGGCAAGCCTATGGCGCCCACAAGTACGAGATGCTTGGCATCTACCTCCAGCGGTCGACCATCCTCCTGATGGCGACTGGGATCCCGGTCATGTTCATCTACATATTCTCCAagcagctcctcctcctcctcggcgaGTCCACCTCCATCGCGTCCTCGGCAGCGGTCTTCGTCTATGGCCTCATCCCCCAGATCTTCGCCTATGCCGCCAACTTCCCAATCCAGAAGTTCCTGCAGTCGCAGAGCATCGTGAACCCTAGCGCCTACATATCCGCGGCCACCTTCGCCGTGCACCTCCTCCTCAGCTGGATCGTGATCTACAAGCTCGGGCTCGGCCTCCTTGGGGCCTCCCTCATGCTGAGCTTCTCGTGGTGGGTCATCGTGGTTGCCCAGTTCGTGTACATACTGGTGAGCGACCGGTGCAAGCACACCTGGAGGGGCTTCAGCTCGCAGGCCTTCACGGGCCTGTGGGAGTTCCTGAAACTCTCGACGGCGTCGGCGGTGATGCTGTGCTTGGAGACTTGGTATTATCAGATTTTGGTTTTGATCGCCGGTCTGCTCCAGGACGCTGAGATTGCCTTGGACGCTCTCTCCATCTG CATGACAATATCCGGATGGGTCTACATGATTTCTGTGGGATTCAATGCGGCTGCAAG TGTGCGAGTGAGCAACGAGCTAGGAGCTGGACACCCGAGAGCAGCAGCATTTGCGGTGATAGTGGTGACGTCCAGCTCGTTCCTCATCGCGGTCTTCCTGGCGATCGTGGTGATGGCGTTGCGCCACGTCATCAGCTACGTCTTCACGAGTGGGACCACCGTCTCCGATGCCGTGGCCGAGCTCTCTCCCTTCCTCGCCGTCTCCATCGTCCTCAATGGCATTCAACCCGTTCTCTCTG GGGTGGCTGTTGGGTGTGGGTGGCAAGCTTTTGTTGCGTATGTCAACGTGGGATGCTATTACATTATCGGAATTCCGCTTGGTTGTCTCTTGGGCTTCAAGTTTGATTTTGGAGCTAGG GGAATTTGGTCTGGTATGATTGGAGGCACTATGATCCAGACTTTGATTCTTATCTGGTTCACGTACCGGACAAACTGGGACAAAGAG GTTGAGAAAACGAGAAGTCGCCTGGATACATGGGAAGACAAGAAAGAGCCTCTCTCACATGAGTAA
- the LOC115742977 gene encoding uncharacterized GPI-anchored protein At1g61900-like isoform X2, with translation MSPGLKIVFFEAFLLFHFLHKCSCSKLNDRTFADKRVDAIFPEISPTGSPQPLLPLLAPSPLAPFTNITVPKLSGLCTLNFSAAENLTSMTAIDCWAVFAPYVAHVICCPQYEATLTILIGQSSKTTNLLALNGSLAKHCLSDMDQILASQGAGNNLNQICTIRPSNLTEASCPVKDVFTFENTVESSKLLAACKKVDLVKECCEQVCQNAILEAATKIALKASDDLLSLNEQHIVMDHSARIDDCRNIVLRWLASKLDTSQAKKVLRGLSSCKVNQFCPLVFPNMKHVAKSCANSISNQTACCSAMESYVSHLQKQSFVTNLQAVDCAMSMGVKLRRMNISRNVYSLCHITLKDFSVQVANIVSGCLLPSLPSDATFDNFSGVGFLCDLNDNIPAPWPLTNQFQTSLCNKTVKIPALPAATSDQSGKPIFLANM, from the exons ATGTCTCCTGGTCTCAAGATTGTGTTTTTCGAGGCTTTCTTGCTGTTTCATT TTCTGCATAAATGTAGTTGCAGCAAATTGAACGACCGCACATTTGCAGACAAGAGAGTGGATGCTATTTTTCCTGAGATATCCCCAACTGGGTCTCCTCAGcccctccttcctcttcttgcACCTTCACCGTTAGCTCCCTTTACCAACATTACTGTGCCCAAATTATCAG GACTCTGTACATTAAACTTCTCTGCGGCTGAAAACTTGACGAGCATGACCGCCATTGATTGCTGGGCTGTTTTTGCACCTTATGTAGCGCACGTGATATGCTGCCCCCAATATGAGGCAACACTTACAATTCTCATCGGACAATCCAGTAAAACCACGAATCTTCTCGCTTTGAACGGAAGCCTGGCCAAACATTGCCTCTCTGATATGGACCAAATTTTGGCAAGCCAGGGTGCTGGAAATAACCTGAATCAGATATGCACGATTCGCCCATCAAATCTAACTGAAGCTTCTTGCCCGGTGAAAGATGTTTTCACATTCGAGAACACAGTAGAATCTTCAAAGCTTCTTGCCGCTTGCAAGAAGGTTGATCTCGTGAAAGAATGCTGCGAACAAGTCTGTCAAAATGCTATATTGGAGGCTGCAACTAAAATTGCTTTAAAAGCTTCTGATGATCTCTTAAGCCTGAATGAGCAGCATATTGTGATGGATCATTCAGCCAGGATCGATGATTGTAGAAACATCGTACTCAGGTGGTTGGCAAGCAAACTCGATACATCTCAGGCGAAGAAAGTTCTCAGAGGACTATCAAGTTGCAAAGTTAACCAAT tTTGTCCTCTGGTTTTTCCCAACATGAAACATGTTGCGAAAAGCTGTGCCAACAGCATAAGCAACCAGACAGCATGCTGCAGCGCGATGGAAAGCTATGTCTCCCACTTACAAAAGCAGAGCTTTGTCACCAACCTGCAAGCGGTGGATTGCGCTATGTCGATGGGAGTGAAATTACGGAGAATGAATATCTCTAGGAATGTTTATAGCCTGTGTCATATTACTCTCAAGGACTTCTCTGTTCAAG TGGCAAATATAG TGTCCGGATGCCTCCTACCTAGTTTGCCTTCGGATGCCACATTCGACAACTTTTCTGGGGTCGGCTTCTTGTGTGATCTGAATGACAACATTCCTGCTCCGTGGCCGTTGACTAACCAGTTTCAAACTTCATTGTGCAATAAAA CTGTCAAAATTCCTGCGCTGCCAGCAGCGACATCAGATCAAAGTGGTAAGCCAATCTTTTT GGCAAATATGTGA